A genomic stretch from Cloacibacterium caeni includes:
- a CDS encoding GNAT family N-acetyltransferase, translated as MEFSKLVKGFEVSEEGHKIGHIDFNIVNGVMKITHTEVDKKYSGKGIATELVKIAVEYARHKNLKVKPLCSLASHVLKKDDYSDILE; from the coding sequence ATGGAATTTAGTAAATTGGTCAAAGGATTCGAAGTCTCTGAAGAAGGGCATAAAATCGGGCATATCGATTTTAATATTGTAAATGGAGTAATGAAAATTACTCATACTGAAGTAGATAAAAAATATTCTGGTAAGGGAATTGCCACAGAATTGGTGAAAATTGCTGTAGAATATGCAAGGCATAAAAACCTAAAAGTGAAACCACTTTGTTCGCTTGCTTCGCATGTCCTGAAAAAAGATGATTATTCTGATATTTTAGAATAA
- the ytxJ gene encoding bacillithiol system redox-active protein YtxJ, which yields MSIFNNIFGGNSNGSSLKEFWNKIESSEDLEAAIEASKLGKVVIFKHSTRCMISKTVLRNFERQIELESVDLPKFYYLDLLNHRDISNEIAQKFSVIHQSPQIIVIENGQVIHHASHDNIDLSLILAL from the coding sequence ATGAGTATTTTTAACAATATATTTGGCGGAAATTCTAATGGCTCTTCTCTGAAAGAGTTTTGGAATAAAATCGAGTCTTCAGAAGATTTAGAAGCCGCAATCGAAGCATCAAAACTAGGAAAAGTAGTGATTTTCAAACATTCTACCAGATGCATGATTAGCAAAACAGTTCTTAGAAATTTTGAAAGACAAATAGAGTTAGAATCTGTTGACTTGCCAAAATTTTATTATTTAGATTTATTAAATCATCGCGATATTTCTAATGAAATTGCCCAAAAATTTTCGGTCATTCATCAGAGTCCACAAATTATAGTTATAGAAAACGGTCAAGTTATTCATCATGCTTCACATGATAATATTGATTTAAGTCTTATCTTAGCATTATAA
- a CDS encoding Crp/Fnr family transcriptional regulator: MENFQFQISRLLDAPIEIVQFCSEKIKVKNVQKGEFFLQPGEVCNDTFFVNKGLLRMYSIDKNGKEHILHFAPENWILVDRSSLYLNQPSDYYIDAVEPSEVLVLSPEYFDFLAENQPSVIAKQNVLLHKHISSLQKRITQLLGATAEERYVDFLKTYPNIFERVPQWMVASYLGITPESLSRVRKELVRKK; encoded by the coding sequence TTGGAAAATTTTCAATTTCAAATTTCTAGATTACTTGATGCTCCTATAGAAATCGTACAGTTTTGTAGTGAGAAAATCAAAGTAAAAAATGTACAAAAAGGTGAGTTTTTCTTACAACCTGGCGAAGTATGTAATGATACATTTTTTGTGAATAAAGGTTTACTAAGAATGTACAGCATTGATAAAAATGGTAAAGAGCACATCTTGCATTTTGCTCCCGAAAACTGGATTTTAGTAGACCGAAGTAGTCTTTATCTTAATCAACCTTCAGATTATTACATAGATGCGGTAGAACCTTCAGAAGTTTTGGTGCTTTCGCCAGAATATTTTGATTTTTTAGCGGAAAATCAACCTTCAGTTATTGCGAAACAGAATGTTTTATTGCACAAACATATAAGCAGTCTTCAAAAAAGAATTACGCAATTATTAGGTGCGACAGCAGAAGAAAGATATGTAGATTTTTTGAAAACTTATCCTAATATTTTTGAAAGAGTTCCACAATGGATGGTGGCGTCTTACTTAGGGATTACCCCAGAAAGTTTGAGCCGTGTGAGAAAAGAATTGGTACGGAAAAAATAA
- a CDS encoding 3-oxoacid CoA-transferase subunit B produces the protein MALTKEQIAMRIAKEIQNNTYVNLGIGIPTLVANYIPEGFNVVLQSENGILGMGPFPYEGDEDADLINAGKQTVTLLKGASIFDGATSFGMIRAQKVDLTILGAMEVSENGDIANWKIPGKMVKGMGGAMDLVASAKNIIVAMQQVNKHGESKLLPACTLPLTGVKCIKKIVTELGVYEVKDGEFHCLERAPGVSVDDIKKATAGKLMIDENVPEMVF, from the coding sequence ATGGCTTTAACAAAAGAACAAATTGCAATGAGAATTGCAAAAGAAATACAAAACAACACATATGTAAATCTTGGAATTGGGATACCAACTTTGGTGGCTAATTATATTCCTGAAGGTTTTAATGTAGTGCTACAATCTGAAAACGGAATTCTAGGAATGGGACCTTTTCCCTATGAAGGTGATGAAGATGCAGACCTCATTAATGCAGGAAAACAAACCGTTACTTTATTAAAAGGAGCATCTATTTTTGATGGCGCAACAAGTTTTGGAATGATTAGAGCTCAAAAAGTAGATTTAACGATTCTTGGAGCAATGGAAGTTTCTGAAAATGGAGACATTGCCAATTGGAAAATCCCAGGAAAAATGGTAAAAGGAATGGGTGGTGCAATGGATTTAGTTGCTTCGGCGAAAAATATCATCGTAGCGATGCAACAAGTGAACAAGCATGGCGAAAGCAAACTTTTACCAGCATGTACTTTGCCTTTAACTGGTGTAAAATGTATTAAAAAAATTGTTACAGAATTAGGCGTTTACGAAGTAAAAGATGGCGAATTTCATTGCTTAGAAAGAGCTCCTGGAGTTTCTGTAGACGATATTAAAAAAGCAACTGCTGGAAAATTAATGATTGATGAAAATGTACCTGAAATGGTATTCTAA
- a CDS encoding CoA transferase subunit A, giving the protein MINKTVKNVTEACADIQDGATIMLGGFGLCGIPENSIAELVKKGVKNLTCISNNAGVDDFGLGLLLQKKQIKKMISSYVGENAEFERQLLSGELEVELIPQGTLATRCMAAVYGMPAIFTPAGVGTEVAEGKEVRNFNGKDYLLEYAFDADFAIVKAWKGDTAGNLIYRSTARNFNPMMAMAGKITIAEVEELVEAGELDPDQIHTPGIYVHRIFQGENYEKRIEQRTVRPKK; this is encoded by the coding sequence ATGATTAACAAAACAGTAAAAAACGTAACAGAAGCTTGTGCTGATATTCAAGACGGCGCTACCATTATGCTCGGTGGTTTCGGTTTATGCGGAATTCCTGAAAATTCTATCGCCGAACTCGTAAAAAAGGGAGTTAAAAACCTCACTTGTATTTCTAACAATGCTGGCGTAGATGATTTCGGGTTGGGTTTGCTTTTACAGAAAAAACAAATCAAGAAAATGATTTCTTCTTATGTAGGCGAAAACGCTGAATTTGAGCGTCAATTACTTTCTGGAGAATTAGAAGTTGAGTTGATTCCTCAAGGCACTTTAGCTACTCGCTGTATGGCTGCAGTTTACGGAATGCCCGCAATTTTCACTCCAGCTGGTGTAGGAACCGAAGTTGCCGAAGGAAAAGAAGTGAGAAATTTTAATGGAAAAGATTATTTGTTAGAATATGCTTTTGACGCAGATTTCGCAATTGTAAAAGCTTGGAAAGGCGATACTGCAGGAAATCTCATTTATCGTTCTACCGCTAGAAATTTTAATCCAATGATGGCAATGGCTGGTAAAATTACCATTGCCGAAGTAGAAGAATTGGTAGAAGCTGGCGAACTAGACCCAGACCAAATTCACACTCCAGGAATTTATGTTCATAGAATTTTCCAAGGTGAAAATTATGAAAAACGAATTGAGCAGAGAACTGTAAGACCAAAAAAATAA